From one Rubrobacter xylanophilus genomic stretch:
- a CDS encoding ABC transporter permease, with product MSAGLRVVLGRATGALVFPLVAISLALVVGAVIVLTTGNNPLAAYRALIVGAVGSPAAIGRTLLNATPLIFTGLAVAVAFRTGLFNIGGEGQLYIGAITAAILGVSLGFLGPLAIPVVLLACFLTGFLWGAIPGLLKARFGAHEVITTIMLNFVAINLATYLALKPFRTEGLVPGTDFIDPAARLPTLGLGRANYGLLIALLAAVAVYLLLWRTTLGFRLRAVGLSPGAANYAGMSIGASTVLALAIGGAMAGLGGGVEVMGVYGKMSIPFVSNLGFNGIGVALLGRNHPAGVVLGALLFGGLASGAQELQFETDVPLDLADVLLAIILLLVTATRLVELIFGKRARELASGTRLDEGLAS from the coding sequence GTGAGCGCCGGGCTCCGGGTAGTCCTCGGGAGGGCCACCGGGGCGCTCGTCTTCCCGCTCGTCGCCATATCCCTGGCGCTCGTGGTGGGAGCGGTGATCGTGCTGACCACCGGCAACAACCCGCTCGCCGCCTACCGGGCGCTCATCGTGGGGGCGGTGGGCTCCCCGGCGGCCATCGGCCGGACGCTGCTCAACGCCACCCCGCTCATCTTCACCGGGCTCGCGGTGGCGGTGGCGTTCAGGACCGGGCTCTTCAACATCGGGGGGGAGGGGCAGCTGTACATCGGGGCCATCACCGCGGCCATCCTCGGTGTCTCGCTCGGCTTTCTGGGGCCGCTGGCGATCCCGGTCGTGCTGCTCGCCTGCTTCCTGACCGGCTTTCTGTGGGGTGCGATACCGGGGCTGCTCAAGGCGCGCTTCGGGGCGCACGAGGTCATCACGACGATCATGCTGAACTTCGTGGCCATCAACCTGGCCACCTACCTGGCCCTCAAGCCCTTCCGGACCGAGGGGCTGGTGCCGGGGACGGACTTCATAGATCCCGCGGCCCGCCTCCCGACCCTCGGGCTGGGGAGGGCGAACTACGGGCTCCTCATCGCCCTGCTGGCGGCGGTGGCCGTCTACCTGCTGCTGTGGCGCACCACGCTCGGCTTCAGGCTCCGGGCGGTGGGGCTCTCGCCGGGGGCGGCCAACTACGCCGGGATGAGCATCGGGGCGAGCACCGTTCTCGCGCTGGCCATCGGCGGGGCCATGGCCGGGCTCGGGGGAGGGGTGGAGGTGATGGGCGTCTACGGCAAGATGTCCATCCCCTTCGTCTCCAACCTGGGTTTCAACGGGATCGGGGTGGCGCTGCTCGGGCGCAACCACCCGGCAGGGGTGGTGCTGGGGGCGCTGCTCTTCGGCGGGCTGGCCTCCGGGGCGCAGGAGCTGCAGTTCGAGACCGACGTGCCGCTGGACCTCGCCGACGTGCTCCTGGCCATCATCCTGCTGCTGGTCACCGCCACCAGGCTGGTGGAGCTGATCTTCGGCAAGCGGGCCCGCGAGCTGGCCTCCGGGACCCGTCTGGACGAGGGGCTGGCCTCCTGA
- a CDS encoding ABC transporter ATP-binding protein, which translates to MRGITKTFGSVRANDGISISLRKGEVLGILGENGAGKSTLMKILYGLYSPDAGEIFLDGERVEIKDPKDAVERGIGMVHQHFTLIPPLTVAENIVLGAEPRRGLAVDFRRAVRETGELCERYGLRVDPRARVAELSVGEQQRVEILKALYREARILVLDEPTAVLTPQETEDLFSTLKELVAAGLSVILITHKLGELLGVSDRITIIRDGRVVDTVMAAETDERELARLMVGREVLLRLEKEESRPGGARLEAEGLVVRSGTGAVAVHGVSLRVRGGEIVGIAGVDGNGQTELAEALAGTRPLEDGTVRLDGEDVSRLGAKARKRRGLAYVPEDRMAKGLVPDFALYENNALKTYDEPPYASRWGWLRPAVMHRRAAEVLRTFDVRPPDPDLPARALSGGNQQKAILARELSGDPGVIIAYQPTRGVDVGAIEFIHGQLLRQREEGKAILLISLELEEIRSLSDRILVIFDGRIVGEVGPGATDEELGLLMAGRGG; encoded by the coding sequence ATGCGGGGGATCACCAAGACCTTCGGGTCGGTGAGGGCCAACGACGGCATCTCCATCTCGCTGCGCAAGGGGGAGGTGCTCGGGATCCTCGGGGAGAACGGGGCCGGCAAGTCCACCCTGATGAAGATCCTCTACGGGCTCTACTCGCCGGATGCGGGTGAGATCTTCCTGGACGGCGAGCGGGTCGAGATAAAGGATCCCAAGGACGCCGTGGAGCGGGGGATAGGGATGGTCCATCAGCACTTCACCCTCATCCCCCCGCTCACCGTGGCCGAGAACATCGTGCTCGGGGCCGAGCCCCGGCGGGGGCTCGCGGTGGACTTCCGGCGGGCTGTAAGGGAGACCGGGGAGCTGTGCGAGCGCTACGGGCTGCGGGTGGACCCGCGGGCGCGGGTGGCGGAGCTGTCGGTGGGCGAGCAGCAGCGGGTGGAGATCCTCAAGGCGCTCTACCGGGAGGCGCGTATCCTGGTGCTCGACGAGCCCACCGCGGTGCTCACCCCCCAGGAGACCGAGGATCTGTTCTCCACCCTCAAGGAGCTGGTCGCGGCCGGCCTCTCCGTGATCCTCATCACCCACAAGCTCGGCGAACTTCTGGGGGTCTCCGACAGGATCACGATCATCCGCGACGGGCGGGTGGTGGACACCGTGATGGCTGCGGAGACCGACGAGCGCGAGCTGGCCCGCCTGATGGTCGGCCGGGAGGTGCTGCTCCGGCTGGAGAAGGAGGAGAGCAGGCCCGGAGGGGCGCGCCTGGAGGCCGAGGGGCTCGTCGTCCGTTCGGGCACCGGGGCGGTGGCGGTGCACGGGGTGAGCCTGCGGGTGCGGGGCGGGGAGATAGTCGGGATAGCCGGGGTCGACGGCAACGGGCAGACTGAACTCGCCGAGGCGCTCGCCGGGACCCGGCCCCTGGAGGACGGGACCGTGCGTCTCGACGGGGAGGACGTGAGCCGGCTCGGGGCCAAGGCCCGCAAGCGGCGCGGGCTGGCCTACGTGCCGGAGGACCGGATGGCCAAGGGGCTCGTGCCGGACTTCGCCCTCTACGAGAACAACGCGCTCAAGACCTACGACGAGCCGCCCTACGCCTCGCGGTGGGGGTGGCTCCGCCCGGCCGTCATGCACCGGCGGGCGGCCGAGGTGCTCAGAACCTTCGACGTGCGTCCGCCCGACCCGGACCTCCCGGCGCGCGCCCTCTCCGGCGGCAACCAGCAGAAGGCGATCCTGGCGCGTGAGCTCTCCGGCGACCCGGGGGTCATAATCGCCTACCAGCCCACCCGCGGGGTGGACGTGGGAGCCATAGAGTTCATCCACGGCCAGCTTCTCCGGCAGCGCGAAGAGGGCAAGGCTATACTCCTGATTTCGCTGGAGCTCGAGGAGATCCGGTCGCTCTCCGACCGGATCCTGGTGATCTTTGACGGGCGGATCGTCGGCGAGGTCGGTCCCGGGGCCACCGACGAGGAGCTGGGCCTGCTGATGGCCGGGAGGGGTGGGTGA
- a CDS encoding DUF2225 domain-containing protein produces the protein MGEIRRVYTRCPLCGQVFRAAHAGSYITVGRDSDLCPRFPGRRFDAARLIRSEITMCPRCYFASAEDFRELDLTFDERYDLEERLREDGLLRIFRANQPPWLAFHAAEICGQERRLPARELGDLCLRASWVCRKAGERAFESTFQLRAVRYFMRALDNEELEGRRLPVTTYLVGELNRRLGHHREALNWYVNAERTMQAVGRMAWLDRLISRQSRLAREQAA, from the coding sequence ATGGGAGAGATTAGGCGCGTCTACACCAGATGTCCCCTGTGCGGGCAGGTCTTCCGGGCGGCACACGCGGGGAGCTACATCACGGTGGGGCGCGATTCGGACCTCTGCCCGCGCTTTCCCGGCCGCCGCTTCGACGCGGCGCGCCTGATCCGCAGCGAGATCACCATGTGCCCCCGGTGCTACTTCGCCTCCGCCGAGGACTTCCGGGAGCTGGACCTCACCTTCGACGAGCGCTACGACCTGGAGGAGCGGCTGCGGGAGGACGGGCTGCTCAGGATCTTCCGGGCCAACCAGCCGCCATGGCTGGCCTTCCACGCGGCCGAGATCTGCGGCCAGGAACGGCGCCTCCCGGCCCGAGAGCTGGGCGATCTCTGCCTGCGCGCCTCCTGGGTGTGCCGCAAGGCCGGGGAGCGCGCCTTCGAGAGCACCTTCCAGCTGCGCGCCGTCCGGTACTTCATGCGCGCCCTGGACAACGAGGAGCTCGAGGGCCGGAGGCTCCCGGTGACCACCTACCTGGTCGGTGAACTCAACCGTCGCCTCGGCCACCACCGCGAGGCACTCAACTGGTACGTCAACGCCGAGCGCACCATGCAAGCGGTGGGGAGGATGGCCTGGCTGGACCGCCTCATCTCCCGCCAGAGCAGGCTCGCCCGCGAGCAGGCGGCCTGA
- a CDS encoding BMP family lipoprotein: MRVERFGILVVLLAVLLALAAACGGSGGGGEEGGGGNGGGGGAEVRPAMVTDVGGLGDQSFNDSAYRGLKRAGEEFGVEVEVLESNAPTDYVSNLTQLAESGYGPVFAIGFLMTDAVTEVSQQFPDTQFAIVDSVVEQPNVASLVFREQEGSYLAGVVAGLMTQERTPYTDPQNKVVGFLGGQESDLIRKFQAGYEAGVEAVCPDCEVLVQYAGTTPEAFNDPARGKEIALQQINEGADVIYHASGATGAGLFEAAREQKIFAIGVDSDQAKLFPDSPILTSVVKRVDNAVFQTIEAARNGEFPGGEVQEFGLEDGGLSLAPFYRFDRFVPQEVKDRVDQAREGIISGEIEVPEEPAG; encoded by the coding sequence ATGCGAGTAGAGAGATTCGGCATTCTGGTCGTGTTGTTGGCCGTGCTACTAGCCCTCGCAGCGGCCTGCGGCGGCTCCGGAGGGGGCGGCGAGGAGGGCGGTGGTGGCAACGGTGGTGGCGGAGGGGCCGAGGTGCGTCCCGCGATGGTCACCGACGTCGGGGGGCTCGGCGACCAGAGCTTCAACGACTCGGCCTACCGGGGTCTCAAGCGGGCCGGCGAGGAGTTCGGGGTTGAGGTCGAGGTGCTCGAGTCCAACGCCCCGACCGACTACGTGAGCAACCTCACGCAGCTCGCCGAGTCCGGCTACGGGCCGGTCTTCGCCATCGGCTTTTTGATGACCGACGCGGTGACCGAGGTCTCCCAGCAGTTCCCGGACACGCAGTTCGCCATCGTGGACTCGGTGGTGGAGCAGCCGAACGTGGCGAGCCTGGTCTTCCGGGAGCAGGAGGGGAGCTACCTGGCCGGGGTCGTGGCCGGGCTCATGACCCAGGAGCGGACCCCCTACACCGACCCGCAGAACAAGGTCGTCGGCTTTCTGGGCGGTCAGGAGTCGGATCTGATCCGCAAGTTCCAGGCCGGATACGAGGCCGGGGTGGAGGCGGTCTGTCCGGACTGCGAGGTGCTGGTGCAGTACGCCGGCACCACCCCCGAGGCATTCAACGACCCGGCGCGGGGCAAGGAGATCGCGCTGCAGCAGATCAACGAGGGGGCCGACGTCATCTACCACGCCTCCGGCGCCACGGGGGCCGGCCTCTTCGAGGCCGCGCGGGAGCAGAAGATCTTCGCCATCGGCGTCGACTCGGACCAGGCCAAGCTCTTCCCGGATTCGCCGATCCTGACCTCGGTGGTCAAGCGGGTGGACAACGCGGTCTTCCAGACCATCGAGGCGGCGCGGAACGGTGAGTTCCCCGGCGGGGAGGTGCAGGAGTTCGGCCTCGAAGACGGGGGGCTCAGCCTCGCGCCCTTCTACAGGTTCGACCGGTTCGTCCCCCAGGAGGTCAAGGACCGGGTGGATCAGGCCCGCGAGGGGATAATAAGCGGCGAGATAGAGGTGCCCGAGGAGCCCGCCGGGTAG
- a CDS encoding ABC transporter permease yields MEELLGGLTPLLASMVRNATPLVFAALGGMFSERSGVVNIGLEGLMLISAFAGVAGAFYSGSAWVGLLCALGAGLAFALIHALMSITFEADQIISGTAINLLALGGTGFLMELVFDQSGTSPRVQGFEPVAIPLLSEIPVVGPAFFDQSLLVYLMYAMVPLTYLLVFRTPFGLRLRGTGEAPEAVDTAGVSVTRMRYYGVALSGLLAALGGVYLSMGILSAFTEGMTNGRGFIALAALIFGRWNPIGAAGAALLFGLAQAFIFQAPQEVVPLEFLQMIPYVLTIVVLAGFGGRAVAPAAIGKPYRKE; encoded by the coding sequence ATGGAGGAACTGCTCGGCGGTCTCACCCCCCTCCTGGCCTCGATGGTCCGCAACGCCACCCCCCTGGTCTTCGCGGCCCTGGGCGGGATGTTCAGCGAGCGGAGCGGGGTGGTCAACATCGGGCTCGAGGGCCTGATGCTCATAAGCGCCTTCGCCGGGGTCGCCGGGGCCTTCTACTCCGGCAGCGCGTGGGTGGGGCTCCTGTGCGCGCTGGGGGCGGGGCTCGCCTTCGCCCTCATCCACGCCCTCATGAGCATCACCTTCGAGGCTGACCAGATCATCTCGGGCACCGCGATCAACCTGCTCGCCTTGGGGGGCACCGGTTTTTTGATGGAGCTGGTCTTCGACCAGTCGGGCACCTCGCCACGGGTGCAGGGCTTCGAGCCGGTCGCCATCCCCCTGCTCTCGGAGATCCCGGTCGTGGGACCGGCCTTCTTCGACCAGAGCCTGCTGGTTTACCTGATGTACGCGATGGTCCCCCTGACGTACCTGCTGGTCTTCCGCACCCCCTTCGGACTGCGGCTGCGGGGGACCGGCGAGGCTCCGGAGGCGGTGGACACCGCCGGGGTGAGCGTGACGCGGATGCGTTACTACGGGGTGGCGCTCTCCGGACTGCTCGCCGCCCTCGGCGGGGTGTACCTCTCGATGGGGATACTCTCGGCGTTCACGGAGGGGATGACCAACGGAAGGGGATTCATCGCGCTGGCGGCCCTGATCTTCGGCCGCTGGAACCCGATCGGGGCGGCGGGGGCGGCCCTGCTGTTCGGGCTTGCCCAGGCGTTCATCTTCCAGGCGCCGCAGGAGGTCGTTCCGCTGGAGTTCCTGCAGATGATCCCCTACGTGCTGACGATCGTCGTGCTCGCGGGCTTCGGCGGCCGGGCGGTGGCCCCGGCGGCGATCGGGAAACCCTATCGCAAGGAGTGA
- a CDS encoding LCP family protein: MGMEVYRTGRGGKSLLRIGLGLLAILVLLFFAYVVLPWGSSRVVLLGSDARGAEPSRSDTIVVAKAGGGVLAVPRDTLVEIPGVGQDKVNAALAHGGPELAVETLEELTGVRIGNYAVVDFEAVREVVDALGGITVDVEQPIAYGMDGRYVSIPAGRQTLNGFEALAYVRYRGGPTADIGRIGRQQEFLRALVAEATSPRKLVRLPLVARAVWTNVDTNMNPVSAARLALRMWIFGVGEVELYPGTPQYINGIAYWVPDRAAGARAVEATIA; this comes from the coding sequence ATGGGCATGGAGGTCTACAGGACGGGCCGGGGCGGGAAGAGCCTTCTGCGGATCGGGCTGGGGCTGCTGGCCATCCTCGTTCTGCTCTTTTTTGCCTATGTGGTCCTGCCTTGGGGGAGCAGCCGGGTGGTGCTGCTTGGCAGCGACGCCCGGGGTGCCGAGCCCTCCCGCTCGGACACCATCGTGGTGGCGAAGGCGGGGGGAGGGGTTCTCGCGGTGCCGCGCGACACGCTGGTGGAGATTCCGGGCGTCGGGCAGGACAAGGTGAACGCGGCGCTGGCCCACGGCGGACCGGAGCTTGCGGTGGAGACGCTGGAGGAGCTGACCGGCGTCCGGATAGGAAACTACGCGGTTGTGGACTTCGAGGCGGTGCGGGAGGTGGTGGACGCCCTGGGGGGCATCACCGTGGACGTGGAGCAACCGATCGCTTACGGCATGGACGGGCGCTACGTCTCCATCCCCGCCGGGCGACAGACGCTGAACGGTTTCGAGGCGCTGGCCTACGTCCGATACCGGGGCGGTCCCACGGCAGACATCGGGCGCATCGGACGTCAGCAGGAGTTCCTGCGGGCGCTGGTCGCGGAGGCCACCTCGCCGCGGAAGCTCGTCCGGTTGCCGCTGGTGGCCCGGGCCGTCTGGACCAACGTGGATACCAACATGAACCCCGTCTCCGCGGCGCGGCTGGCGCTCAGGATGTGGATCTTCGGGGTAGGGGAGGTGGAGCTCTACCCGGGCACCCCGCAGTACATAAACGGGATCGCCTACTGGGTGCCGGACCGGGCGGCCGGAGCGCGGGCGGTGGAGGCGACCATAGCCTGA